Proteins encoded in a region of the Sugiyamaella lignohabitans strain CBS 10342 chromosome B, complete sequence genome:
- the DET1 gene encoding acid phosphatase DET1: protein MREQDFGNFQGDSEEMQRIWTARARYGHFFFRIPNGESAADVYDRCAGFNESLFRQFNQPHFPEVLVLVSHGIWARVFLMKWYGWSYEKFESLRNVRHCQFLQMDLCPVKKRYTLMTRLRTWDDTDEEDVREASDGGEIEELEIASNNNISLIDIKKIAAKEKQIMEEYKSARQDSPGPSYHQNDHEKTIDQH, encoded by the coding sequence ATGAGAGAACAAGATTTCGGTAATTTTCAAGGCGATTCTGAAGAGATGCAACGTATCTGGACTGCTAGAGCGAGATATGGTCACTTCTTTTTCCGAATTCCAAACGGagagtctgctgctgatgtatACGATCGATGTGCAGGATTTAACGAGTCACTCTTTCGTCAATTCAACCAACCACATTTTCCAGAAGTCCTAGTTCTAGTCTCCCACGGTATCTGGGCGCGAGTATTTCTAATGAAATGGTATGGATGGTCATACGAGAAATTTGAGTCATTGCGAAATGTACGCCACTGTCAATTCTTACAGATGGACCTATGTCCAGTAAAGAAGAGGTATACACTAATGACTCGACTACGGACATGGGATGATACTGACGAAGAGGATGTCCGAGAGGCAAGTGATGGTGGCGAAATAGAGGAGCTGGAGATAGCCTCAAACAACAATATTTCTCTTATTGATATTAAGAAAATCGCTGCTAAAGAAAAGCAAATAATGGAAGAGTATAAATCTGCTAGACAGGACTCGCCTGGCCCTTCTTATCATCAGAACGATCATGAGAAGACAATTGATCAACACTAG
- the DPH1 gene encoding Dph1p (Protein required for synthesis of diphthamide; required along with Dph2p, Kti11p, Jjj3p, and Dph5p; diphthamide is a modified histidine residue of translation elongation factor 2 (Eft1p or Eft2p); may act in a complex with Dph2p and Kti11p; GO_component: GO:0005737 - cytoplasm [Evidence IEA,IEA,IEA]; GO_component: GO:0005737 - cytoplasm [Evidence IDA] [PMID 11914276]; GO_component: GO:0005737 - cytoplasm [Evidence IDA] [PMID 14562095]; GO_function: GO:0003674 - molecular_function [Evidence ND]; GO_process: GO:0017183 - peptidyl-diphthamide biosynthetic process from peptidyl-histidine [Evidence IEA,IEA]; GO_process: GO:0017183 - peptidyl-diphthamide biosynthetic process from peptidyl-histidine [Evidence IMP] [PMID 15485916]) — protein sequence MSEQIGETVPVAPRRKFVGRKKATADAERNGNSNIEDIGAGSLTQSKRGPVRTVNRIPDDILNDEELNQAIKILPKNYNFEIHKTIWHIRKSNAKRVALQMPEGLLLYSCIISDILEQFCGVETVIMGDVTYGACCIDDFTALSLNCDFLVHYAHSCLVPVDVTRMKVLYVFVTIDIDKTHLIATLGKNFAPSSRLALVGTIQFNPTLHAIHDDLLTKHQIITSTPQAMPLSKGEVLGCTSARLSSKEIDAIVYIGDGRFHLESAMIHNPEIPAYKYDPYNREFTIETFDHEEMHSIRRAAIKEAKNAKKVGIILGALGRQGNMGTLDLIEKGFKEKNIETVLVLLSEIFPGKLAQFDDVDCWIQVACPRLSIDWGYAFPRPLLTPYEAMVSLEKDQPWDKAYPMDYYSKDGYGRGKIPQRIVA from the coding sequence ATGAGTGAACAGATTGGCGAGACTGTACCAGTCGCTCCCAGGAGAAAATTTGTGGGCAGGAAAAAAGCTACAGCTGATGCAGAGAGAAATGGAAACAGCAATATCGAGGATATTGGAGCTGGATCACTGACACAATCTAAAAGGGGTCCTGTGAGGACTGTGAACAGAATTCCTGATGACATCTTGAATGATGAAGAGTTGAACCAGGCAATTAAAATTCTTCCAAAAAACTATAACTTTGAAATTCACAAAACTATTTGGCACATCAGAAAATCTAATGCAAAGAGAGTGGCATTACAAATGCCAGAGGGGCTCTTACTATACTCGTGTATTATTTCAGATATTTTGGAACAATTCTGCGGTGTGGAGACTGTCATAATGGGCGATGTTACTTATGGAGCCTGTTGTATAGATGACTTTACGGCTCTGTCATTGAACTGCGACTTTTTAGTTCACTATGCTCACTCATGTTTAGTACCAGTGGATGTTACTAGAATGAAGGTACTATATGTGTTTGTGactattgatattgacaaGACACATTTAATAGCCACTTTGGGCAAAAACTTTGCTCCATCAAGCCGTTTGGCTTTGGTTGGAACTATTCAATTCAACCCTACCTTGCATGCTATTCATGACGACTTACTGACAAAACATCAAATAATTACCTCTACTCCTCAGGCGATGCCGTTATCAAAGGGTGAGGTCTTAGGATGTACTTCTGCACGCCTCTCTTCCAAGGAaattgatgctattgtttATATCGGTGATGGAAGATTCCATTTAGAGAGCGCCATGATTCATAACCCTGAGATTCCAGCTTACAAATATGATCCATATAACAGAGAGTTCACGATCGAGACATTTGATCACGAAGAAATGCATTCAATTAGAAGGGCAGCTATCAAGGAAGCTAAAAATGCAAAGAAAGTAGGAATCATCCTTGGTGCACTGGGTCGACAGGGAAATATGGGAACCTTAGATCTCATCGAGAAAGGATTtaaagagaaaaatattgaGACAGTATTGGTTCTATTGTCAGAGATCTTCCCTGGAAAGCTCGCTCAGTTTGATGATGTGGATTGTTGGATCCAAGTGGCATGCCCACGATTATCAATTGACTGGGGTTACGCATTCCCTCGACCACTGCTGACCCCCTACGAAGCCATGGTGAGTCTTGAAAAAGACCAACCATGGGACAAGGCCTATCCAATGGACTACTATTCGAAAGATGGATATGGTCGAGGTAAAATCCCCCAAAGAATTGTTGCATGA
- the SHQ1 gene encoding Shq1p (Chaperone protein; required for the assembly of box H/ACA snoRNPs and thus for pre-rRNA processing; functions as an RNA mimic; forms a complex with Naf1p and interacts with H/ACA snoRNP components Nhp2p and Cbf5p; homology with known Hsp90p cochaperones; relocalizes to the cytosol in response to hypoxia; GO_component: GO:0005829 - cytosol [Evidence IDA] [PMID 22932476]; GO_component: GO:0005654 - nucleoplasm [Evidence IDA] [PMID 12228251]; GO_component: GO:0005634 - nucleus [Evidence IEA,IEA]; GO_component: GO:0005634 - nucleus [Evidence IDA] [PMID 22932476]; GO_function: GO:0051082 - unfolded protein binding [Evidence IDA] [PMID 19426738]; GO_process: GO:0000493 - box H/ACA snoRNP assembly [Evidence IMP,IPI] [PMID 12228251]), whose protein sequence is MITPQFSVDQDDEFIYIKIKAPYIKAQNIEFVVDENVFIFSLHPYYLRLRFPGKIIDDDDRSSANYDLKTSMVSVKLPKEVKGEHFEDLDMITKLLARKNEETTRAAKPTIEEIDTEGGKSGNGDLSVGDSSNEIASATQELDEKNANTKLSSLGEEFDWEIEQTIPAPLTDSEDQKAVMANKYGFDNGYSGLMSMSVMNGNDINDLSDPDKLSPSERAKERTELEIEKFDPDYYLSDLFDNPMIEEIISWTETSDDSLTSQESDRLARLSKKTYLLDSEKQTYIGLVSLLFGSCYDKRINMGDSTVESAWTIGKLSPLISCLDNSFASVQDIMIGCTRRSLCYPLYRSWALSLAVWNDVYHVLKRGKRAVLKELAKLVLMFDIDLYNVYNQILLEDYAVWIQYSSENVIRSLAHEVHKTTISKESMGFDLLEYEEAAKEALADQDMDQVD, encoded by the coding sequence ATGATAACTCCTCAATTTTCTGTTGATCAAGATGATGAATTCATCTACATTAAAATAAAGGCTCCGTATATCAAGGCTCAGAATATTGAGTTTGTTGTGGACGAGAAtgtgtttattttttcgCTACATCCATATTATTTGAGACTGAGATTTCCTGGAAAAattattgatgatgatgatagaTCGAGTGCTAACTATGACTTGAAAACTTCAATGGTATCAGTAAAACTTCCAAAAGAAGTGAAAGGTGAACATTTTGAAGATTTGGATATGATCACTAAGCTTCTGGCAAGGAAGAATGAGGAGACAACCCGTGCTGCAAAGCCAACCATTGAGGAAATTGATACAGAGGGTGGAAAATCTGGAAATGGCGATCTCAGTGTAGGTGATTCAAGCAATGAAATTGCTTCAGCCACTCAAGAGCTGGATGAGAAGAATGCAAATACAAAGTTAAGTTCATTAGGTGAGGAATTCGACTGGGAGATTGAACAGACTATTCCCGCACCTTTGACAGATTCCGAGGATCAAAAGGCGGTAATGGCAAACAAATACGGTTTTGATAATGGATATTCGGGACTGATGTCTATGTCGGTGATGAATGGAAATGACATTAATGACCTATCTGATCCGGATAAACTTTCTCCTAGTGAGAGGGCTAAAGAGCGAACCGAACTAGAGATCGAAAAATTCGACCCGGACTATTATCTATCTGATCTGTTTGATAACCCGATGATAGAGGAAATTATTAGTTGGACGGAAACTTCAGATGACTCGTTGACGAGTCAAGAAAGTGATAGACTGGCCCGATTGTCAAAAAAgacatatttattagattCAGAAAAGCAAACTTATATCGGACTTGTTTCGCTCCTCTTTGGTAGCTGTTATGATAAAAGAATTAATATGGGTGATAGTACTGTTGAATCAGCATGGACTATAGGAAAGTTGTCACCACTTATTAGTTGCTTGGATAATAGTTTTGCATCTGTGCAGGATATAATGATAGGTTGTACCAGGCGATCGCTGTGTTATCCTCTGTATAGGTCTTGGGCTCTGAGTCTCGCTGTGTGGAATGACGTTTATCATGTTTTAAAGCGAGGTAAGCGAGCTGTACTCAAAGAGTTGGCAAAACTAGTCCTGATGTTTGATATTGACCTTTACAATGTCTATAACCAGATTCTGTTGGAAGATTATGCAGTATGGATCCAATACAGCTCAGAGAATGTTATTCGGAGCTTGGCACATGAAGTTCATAAAACCACCATTAGCAAAGAGTCAATGGGCTTTGATCTGTTGGAATACGAGGAAGCTGCAAAAGAAGCCTTGGCTGATCAAGACATGGATCAAGTTGATTag
- the CDC50 gene encoding aminophospholipid translocase regulatory protein CDC50 (Endosomal protein that interacts with phospholipid flippase Drs2p; interaction with Cdc50p is essential for Drs2p catalytic activity; mutations affect cell polarity and polarized growth; similar to Lem3p; CDC50 has a paralog, YNR048W, that arose from the whole genome duplication; GO_component: GO:0005768 - endosome [Evidence IEA]; GO_component: GO:0016021 - integral component of membrane [Evidence IEA]; GO_component: GO:0031902 - late endosome membrane [Evidence IEA]; GO_component: GO:0031902 - late endosome membrane [Evidence IDA] [PMID 12589066]; GO_component: GO:0016020 - membrane [Evidence IEA,IEA]; GO_component: GO:0005802 - trans-Golgi network [Evidence IDA] [PMID 15090616]; GO_function: GO:0004012 - phospholipid-translocating ATPase activity [Evidence IGI] [PMID 15090616]; GO_process: GO:0051666 - actin cortical patch localization [Evidence IGI] [PMID 16195350]; GO_process: GO:0006897 - endocytosis [Evidence IGI] [PMID 16195350]; GO_process: GO:0006886 - intracellular protein transport [Evidence IMP] [PMID 16956384]; GO_process: GO:0045332 - phospholipid translocation [Evidence IGI] [PMID 15090616]) — protein MDSDTDSIDRPVETKQKSRRPPNTAFRQQRLKAWQPILTPKTVLPLFFCIAIIFAPIGGLLLYASNQVQEIVIDYSYCSQQAPTDNFANIPSRFVSSQTFSGGKQPANPPQWKLQVNHDTTPGADNATCFLRFDVPTEMGNPIFMFYRLTNFFQNHRRYVQSFNEDQLNGKAVSASSLKSPDDCKPLTLAPDGRPYYPCGLIANSWFNDSFSSPVLLNAAGSSRDNETYVMTDIGIAWSTDRNRFKKSQYKNDEVVPPPNWIKRYPNGYNDDTPIPDISTWESFQNWMRTAGLPTFSKLALRNDTAPLGTGTYQVAIGLNFEVLEFNGSKSLVLSTRTVIGGRNPFLGIAYLCVAGLCFVLGILFLIKHLIKPRKLGDHSYLSWNQEPAAAGQATGTDQGNLQQRRHI, from the coding sequence ATGGACTCAGATACAGATTCGATCGACCGTCCCGTTGAGACTAAACAAAAGTCTCGAAGACCCCCTAATACAGCATTTAGACAGCAACGTCTTAAAGCATGGCAGCCTATTTTAACTCCTAAGACAGTGCTGCCCCTATTTTTCTGTAttgctattatttttgctCCTATTGGTGGTTTACTACTATACGCGAGCAATCAAGTACAGGAAATAGTCATTGATTACAGTTATTGTTCTCAACAAGCTCCTACGGACAATTTCGCGAACATTCCAAGTAGATTTGTATCTTCGCAGACCTTTAGTGGCGGTAAGCAACCAGCCAATCCTCCTCAATGGAAGCTACAAGTCAATCATGATACCACTCCTGGAGCGGACAATGCTACATGCTTTTTGAGGTTTGACGTGCCTACTGAGATGGGTAATCCTATTTTCATGTTTTACAGACTGACCAACTTCTTCCAAAACCATCGTCGTTATGTTCAATCATTCAACGAGGACCAGTTGAACGGCAAGGCTGTTAGTGCCAGCTCACTCAAGAGTCCTGATGACTGTAAACCTTTGACGTTGGCCCCTGATGGAAGACCCTATTATCCATGTGGTTTGATTGCTAACTCGTGGTTTAACGATTCGTTCTCTTCTCCTGTTCTTCTTAATGCAGCCGGATCCAGTCGTGATAATGAAACTTATGTTATGACTGATATTGGTATCGCCTGGTCTACTGATCGTAACAGATTTAAGAAGTCTCAGTATAAGAACGATGAGGTTGTCCCCCCACCAAACTGGATCAAACGTTATCCAAATGGATACAACGACGACACTCCTATTCCTGATATCTCTACTTGGGAATCGTTCCAAAACTGGATGAGAACTGCTGGTTTGCCCACCTTCTCTAAATTGGCCCTCAGAAATGACACAGCTCCTCTAGGAACAGGTACTTATCAAGTTGCTATCGGTCTCAATTTTGAAGTTCTTGAATTCAATGGATCCAAGTCACTGGTGCTGTCTACTCGTACAGTCATCGGAGGACGGAATCCATTCCTTGGCATCGCGTATCTGTGCGTTGCTGGTCTCTGTTTTGTCCTTGGCATCCTGTTCCTCATCAAGCACCTTATCAAGCCCCGTAAGCTGGGCGACCATTCTTACTTGTCGTGGAACCAGgagcctgctgctgctggccaGGCCACTGGAACAGACCAAGGCAATCTTCAGCAAAGAAGACATATTTAA
- the ERG6 gene encoding sterol 24-C-methyltransferase (Delta(24)-sterol C-methyltransferase; converts zymosterol to fecosterol in the ergosterol biosynthetic pathway by methylating position C-24; localized to lipid particles, the plasma membrane-associated endoplasmic reticulum, and the mitochondrial outer membrane; GO_component: GO:0005783 - endoplasmic reticulum [Evidence IDA] [PMID 11298754]; GO_component: GO:0005783 - endoplasmic reticulum [Evidence IDA] [PMID 9450962]; GO_component: GO:0005811 - lipid particle [Evidence IDA] [PMID 10515935]; GO_component: GO:0005811 - lipid particle [Evidence IDA] [PMID 24868093]; GO_component: GO:0005741 - mitochondrial outer membrane [Evidence IDA] [PMID 16407407]; GO_component: GO:0005739 - mitochondrion [Evidence IDA] [PMID 14576278]; GO_component: GO:0005739 - mitochondrion [Evidence IDA] [PMID 16823961]; GO_function: GO:0008168 - methyltransferase activity [Evidence IEA,IEA]; GO_function: GO:0003838 - sterol 24-C-methyltransferase activity [Evidence IEA,IEA]; GO_function: GO:0003838 - sterol 24-C-methyltransferase activity [Evidence IDA] [PMID 18563465]; GO_function: GO:0016740 - transferase activity [Evidence IEA]; GO_process: GO:0006696 - ergosterol biosynthetic process [Evidence IMP] [PMID 2677674]; GO_process: GO:0006696 - ergosterol biosynthetic process [Evidence IMP] [PMID 6363386]; GO_process: GO:0006629 - lipid metabolic process [Evidence IEA]; GO_process: GO:0008152 - metabolic process [Evidence IEA]; GO_process: GO:0032259 - methylation [Evidence IEA]; GO_process: GO:0006694 - steroid biosynthetic process [Evidence IEA,IEA]; GO_process: GO:0008202 - steroid metabolic process [Evidence IEA]; GO_process: GO:0016126 - sterol biosynthetic process [Evidence IEA,IEA]): protein MSTAKLAPKDFKADAEFAKAMHGSGERGGFTAVLSKNRDAQQAAVDGYFKHWDNKGPKEETEEDKQARLDDYSSLTKHYYNLVTDFYEYGWGSSFHFSRYYPGEAFKQATARHEHYLALKMGINENMKVLDVGCGVGGPAREIHRFTGAEVVGLNNNDYQISRGNAYAKKFGLENKLSFVKGDFMQMDFPDNSFDAVYAIEATVHAPDLAGVYGEIYRVLKPGGTFGVYEWVLTDNYDESNARHREIAYGIEIGDGIPKMFKSEVAEAALKKVGFEIVHQQDMADVGDKIPWYYPLTGDWKYIQTLGDFFTFCRTSKFGRMFTMEATGLLEKVGVAPKGSKKVTIALEEAAVHLVNGAKEGLFTPMMLYVCKKAE, encoded by the coding sequence ATGTCTACTGCTAAACTCGCACCCAAGGACTTTAAGGCTGATGCCGAATTTGCCAAGGCCATGCACGGATCTGGTGAACGTGGTGGTTTCACGGCAGTTCTCTCTAAGAACCGTGATGCTCAacaagctgctgttgatggttACTTCAAGCACTGGGATAACAAGGGTCCCAAGGAAGAGACTGAAGAGGACAAACAAGCTCGTCTGGACGATTACTCTAGTTTAACCAAGCACTACTACAACTTGGTGACTGATTTTTACGAGTATGGATGgggttcttctttccacTTTTCTAGATACTACCCAGGTGAGGCTTTCAAGCAAGCTACTGCTCGTCACGAGCACTATTTGGCCTTGAAAATGGGCATCAACGAGAACATGAAGGTTCTTGATGTTGGTTGTGGTGTCGGAGGTCCCGCTAGAGAGATTCACCGTTTCACTGGTGCTGAAGTTGTTGGTTTGAATAACAATGATTATCAGATTTCTCGTGGTAATGCTTATGCCAAGAAGTTTGGCCTTGAGAACAAGTTGTCTTTTGTCAAGGGTGATTTCATGCAAATGGATTTCCCCGACAACTCATTCGATGCTGTTTATGCTATTGAGGCCACTGTCCATGCTCCTGATTTGGCTGGTGTTTATGGTGAGATTTACCGTGTCTTGAAGCCTGGTGGAACTTTTGGTGTTTACGAGTGGGTTTTGACTGACAATTATGATGAGAGCAACGCTCGTCACCGTGAGATTGCCTACGGTATTGAGATTGGTGATGGTATTCCCAAGATGTTCAAGTCCGAGGTCGCTGAGGCTGCTTTGAAGAAGGTCGGTTTCGAGATTGTTCACCAACAAGACATGGCTGATGTCGGTGACAAGATCCCTTGGTACTATCCTTTGACTGGTGACTGGAAATACATCCAAACCTTGGGTGATTTCTTCACCTTCTGCCGTACCTCCAAGTTTGGCCGTATGTTTACCATGGAGGCTACTGGCTTGTTAGAAAAGGTCGGTGTTGCCCCCAAGGGATCTAAAAAGGTTACCATTGCTCTCGAGGAGGCTGCTGTCCACCTGGTCAATGGTGCTAAGGAGGGTCTTTTCACTCCCATGATGCTCTACGTCTGCAAGAAGGCAGAATAA
- the HXT6 gene encoding hexose transporter HXT6 encodes MSEPDNNSLSIKEQPSDDEASSHGPKPVTAKPPLSSYFLVSMLCMFAAMGGFIFGYDTGTISGYVNMPVFLEKLGSTDANGVHYLSKVRSGLLIGIFSIGACIGGIFLSRLGDMYGRKIGVWVGTGVYIVGVLIQVTTYNAWYQFLIGRLIGGMGVGTIAVLVPMFQSEVAPQEIRGTLVSSYQLMITLGIFIGYIVCYATNTRPDATSYKIPLSLGFVWSVILIVGLIFLPESPRYLMSKDRNEEAQKIMCWINRRDPNDPLIVETVANVAAAIEHERNAGKAKWTEVITGKPRVGYRLMVGVMVLALQQLVGANYFFYFGTTIFKGIGMNNSYLASIIFGAVNFGSTFFGLYFVERFGRRNVLLYGAAGMFIFFVIYASMGAKALYPNGSDNDANVQVGKAMIFVTCGYIFCFATTWAPCAFVLVSELFPIRTRSKGMSLGLGANWLANFLLSFFTPFITGAIHFYYGFVFAGCNLFAIVFVYFFVHETKGLSLEQIDQLFVSGVMPWRSSGWVAPAIVDPSTYNEEAPKDTHPNAIHDEHIV; translated from the coding sequence ATGAGTGAACCAGATAATAACTCACTCTCAATTAAAGAACAACCtagtgatgatgaagctTCATCGCATGGTCCCAAACCTGTCACCGCCAAACCTCCTCTGTCGAGTTACTTTTTAGTCTCGATGCTTTGCATGTTTGCTGCTATGggtggttttatttttggttaTGATACAGGTACAATTTCTGGATATGTCAATATGCCAGTATTTTTAGAAAAGTTAGGCAGTACTGATGCCAACGGTGTACATTATTTGTCCAAGGTCCGTTCTGGTTTGTTAATTGGTATCTTCTCCATTGGTGCCTGTATTGGCGGTATTTTCTTGTCTCGTCTTGGTGATATGTACGGTAGAAAGATCGGTGTCTGGGTCGGAACTGGTGTATACATTGTTGGTGTTCTTATCCAAGTCACTACCTACAATGCTTGGTATCAATTTTTGATCGGTCGTCTCATTGGTGGTATGGGCGTTGGTACTATTGCAGTTCTGGTCCCCATGTTCCAATCTGAAGTTGCTCCTCAAGAGATTCGTGGTACTTTAGTATCTTCTTATCAGTTGATGATTACCCTTGGTATCTTTATTGGTTATATTGTCTGTTACGCCACTAATACCAGACCTGATGCTACCTCTTACAAGATTCCACTTTCTTTGGGCTTTGTTTGGTCAGTCATTCTTATCGTTGGCCTCATCTTCCTTCCTGAATCTCCTCGTTATTTGATGAGTAAGGATAGAAACGAAGAAGCTCAAAAGATTATGTGCTGGATTAACAGACGTGATCCCAATGATCCTCTTATTGTCGAAACTGTCGCTaatgttgctgctgccattgaacATGAAAGAAACGCCGGTAAAGCTAAATGGACTGAAGTTATCACAGGAAAGCCTCGTGTTGGTTATAGACTTATGGTCGGTGTCATGGTTCTTGCTTTGCAACAATTAGTTGGTGCTAACTACTTCTTCTATTTTGGTACTACAATTTTCAAGGGTATTGGTATGAACAATTCATACTTGGCATCCATCATCTTTGGTGCAGTTAACTTTGGTTCTACATTCTTTGGTCTTTACTTTGTTGAGAGATTCGGTAGACGTAATGTCTTATTATAcggagctgctggtatgTTTATCTTCTTTGTCATTTACGCATCAATGGGTGCTAAGGCACTTTATCCTAATGGATCTGACAATGACGCCAATGTTCAAGTCGGAAAGGCCATGATCTTTGTCACTTGTGGCTACATTTTCTGTTTTGCAACCACCTGGGCTCCTTGTGCCTTTGTACTTGTCAGTGAACTTTTCCCCATCAGAACTAGATCCAAGGGTATGTCATTAGGTCTTGGTGCTAACTGGCTGGCTAATTTCCTTCTCTCATTTTTCACTCCATTTATCACCGGTGCTATCCACTTCTACTACGGATTTGTTTTTGCCGGTTGCAATTTGTTTGCCATTGTCTTTGTCTACTTCTTTGTCCATGAGACTAAAGGTTTGAGTTTAGAACAAATCGACCAACTGTTTGTCTCTGGTGTTATGCCCTGGAGATCTTCCGGATGGGTTGCTCCAGCTATCGTTGATCCCAGTACATACAACGAAGAAGCTCCTAAAGACACTCATCCCAATGCCATTCATGATGAACACATTGTATaa